The DNA region GCACGGGCTCGCCGGCAAGCCAGCGCGCCGCGAAGGAGAGGACGACGAAATGGCGTTGCGCGCGTCCGTCCGGATCGCGGACGATGACTTCGCGATGGCCGGCCAGGGCGACCGGTTCGATCGCCAGCGCCGTCTCTTCGCGTATTTCGCGTGTGACGGCCTCGGCCAGTGTCTCACCGGTTTCGACCACGCCGCCCGGCAGCGTGTAGATCGCGAGCGCCGGTTTGCGGGCGCGGCGTACCACCAGGACTTTGCCATCGCGGATGATTGCGGCGCTTACCGCCAGGAACGGGCGCTGCGGGTAGAGGCGTTCGTCGGTCATGTCAGGTGTTCATCAGCCCGTCGATCACCGCCTGCGGCGCCTCGGTGCTGCCATTGATGAGCGCCGCCGCCTGCGCGGCGAGCGGCCGGAGTTGCGCGGCGGTGTAGACGGCAAGTTGGTCGCTGGCGCCAGGCGCCGGATTAGCCTGCAGCACGGTGTGAATCTCCGCGACCAGGGCGCCCATATCGGTGGCCAGTTCCTCCAGCCGGGTGCGCAGGGCGGCGTCAACGGTTTCGTAGGCCGCGATGGCCAGCGCGCGGTCGCTGAACGCCGACGCGGCGAAATGCTCGCGGTAGCTCATGGGGCGCCACGCCAGGATATCGTCGCGGCAATCGGGGCAGCTCGGCAGGAGCTCGAGCAGCATGATGGCTTCGTAAAAATGATTGAGGTAGTCGGTCGCGAGCCCCGTCGCCGGATTGATGTTGGCCTCCACGAGCCGCCGCACCGAAGAATCGGTGCATGTCGTCTCCTCCGGTTGCGTCGGGGCGTTGCAATCCTGATATGGCATGGATGTCGCCCGCCTCCGGCGCGGGCAGTATCGGCTTGGCCGGTCAAAGTGTATTCAAGCCCGGGTTCAACCGGAATGTGTGGACGGTATACTCTCACATCTGCGCCGGAAGTGCTCCGGGCCCTCTTCGGTTACGAAGAGCATCCCGATTTTCCGGCCCGGTTCAATATCGCACCGACGCAGCCGATTCCGATCGTGCGGCTTGTGGATGGCAAGCGGCATTTCGTCCTGGTGCGCTGGGGCCTGGTGCCGTCCTGGGTCAAGGACCCGAACGCCTTCTCGGTGCTCGTGAACGCGCGCGGCGAGTCCGTCCGCGACAAGCCGGCGTTCCGTTCCGCCATGAAGTACCGCCGCTGCCTCATTCCGGCCGATGGTTTCTACGAATGGCAGGCGCGCGGCTCCGGCCCGAAGCAGCCTTTCTACGTGCGGGCGAAATCGGGCAAGCCGCTTGCCTTCGCCGGCCTGTGGGAAAACTGGATGGGGCCGAACGGGGAGGAGATGGAGACGGCATTGATCGTCACCACCAAGCCGAACCAGACGCTCGAACCGATCCACGACCGGATGCCGGTCATCGTGCCGCCCGAGGCGTTCGATCTGTGGCTCGACACCATGCATGTCGACGATGAGACCGCGAGCGTGCTCATCGCCCCCGCATCCGACGATCTGCTCGAAGCCTATCCGGTGTCGGTGGCGGTCAACCGCACCGCCAACGACAATCCCAAACTGCTCGAGCTGTTCAAGCCCACCGACGCGCCGGCCGTGGCGGCTCCCGCGAAGGCGCGCGCACCGCGCGCCAAGCCCACGCAGGGCGACGACGGGCAGGGGATGTTGTTCTAGCGACTACGGCGTCGGGTCACGTCCGTCGAGCCATTTGGCAAAGACGGTGCGCGGCTGGTCGGTATAGCCGAGCGCGCGATAGAAATCGTGCACGGCCGTATTGTCCGCGCGCACCAGCAACATCGCCTTCTGAACGCCGCGCGCGGCGAGCCACTGCTCGGCAGCGTGGGTAATGGCGCGGCCGAAACCGCAGCCTTGGTGCGCCGGATCGACCGACAGGTAATAGAACCAGCCGCGATGGCCGTCGTGACCGACCATGACGGATGCGACGATATCCTGTCCGTCGCGCGCGACGAGAACCGCCGCGTTCGGGCCGCGCCGCGCCAGCGCGATATCGGCATGCGGATCGTTCCAGGGACGCGTCAGGCCGCAGCGCGTCCACAGCGCCACGATCGCGTCGACGTCGTCATCGGTCGCGTCGGCGAAAGACAACGCCGGCTTGCTCACAGCACCTTGCCCGGATTGAGGATGCCGTTCGGATCGAGCATCTGCTTGACGCCGCGCATCAGCTCGATCGCGACCGGATCCTTCACCTTCGGCAGCGACGCGCGCTTGAGCATGCCGATGCCGTGCTCGGCCGAGATCGAGCCGTCGTATTTGAGCACGATCTTGTCGACGACAGCGTTCATCTCCGCCCAACGCGCGAGATAGGCATCCTTGTCGGCGCCGACCGGCTGGCTGACGTTGAAATGCATGTTGCCGTCGCCGAGATGACCGAAAGGCACCGGCCGGCAGCCGGGGATGAATTCTTTGACCGCCGTCATCGCATCTTCCAGAAATGCGGGCACGGCGGCGACCGGCACCGACACGTCGTGCTTGATCGAGCCGCCCTCCGGCTTCTGCACCTCCGGCAGCATGTGGCGCAGATGCCAGAACGCCTTGGTTTGATCGAGGCTCGCAGCGAGCGTCGCGTCTTCGATCAGGTCTTCTTCCGCCGCCGCTTCCAGCAATTGCTCGACGCTGTCGCGCAGACCTTCCGCGTTCTGCGACGAGATCTCCATCAGCACGTACCACGGATGGCGCATGCCGAGCGGATCGCGGACGCCGGGCCCGTGTTTGATGGCGAAGTCGAGCACGCCGCGCACGATCAGTTCGAAGCTCGTCACCGTACCGCCGGCGCGCGCCTGCGCAAGATTCAAAAGCTTCACGGCGGCTGCTGGCGAGGAAAGGCCGATGAACGCAGTTTCCACCGCGCGCGGACGCGGAAACATCTTCAACGTCGCGGCGGTGATGATGCCGAGCGTGCCTTCCGCGCCGACGAAGAGATGGCGCAAGTCGTAACCGGTGTTGTTCTTCTTCAGCTTCGACAGAAGATTCATCAGCCGGCCGTCGGCCAACACTACCTCGACGCCAAGCATGAGATCGCGCGCGACGCCGTAAGCGAGCGCGCCGGTGCCGCCGGCATTGGTCGAAAGATTGCCGCCGATGGTGCAGCTTCCCTCGGCGCCGAGCGAGAGCGGAAACAGGCGATCGACGCTGGCGGCCGCTTCCTGCGCCTTCTGCAGCACGACGCCGCTTTCGCAGGTCATCGCGTTGGAGTCGGGATCCACCGCGCGGATCTTGTCGAGGCGCGTCAGCGATAAAATGATCTCCCCCTCGAGCGGAATCTGTCCGCCGACGAGGCCGGTGTTGCCGCCTTGCGGCACCACCGCGGTCCTCGTTTCGTTGGCGAGTTTCAAGATCGCCTGCACTTCCGCGACCGAGCCCGGCCGCAGCATCATAGAAGTGTGGCCATGATAGAGCCCACGGCCCTCGATCAGATGCGGCGCGAGCGTCGCTTGATCGGTCACCGCATAGCGATCGCCGACGATCGCGGCGAAGCGTTGCATCAGCCCGGCCGCGGGCGCGCGGCGCAATTGTTCGTTCATCCCGGCATTCCCTGTACGTGCGCGGTCGCGATCATGGCCGCGGTGCGGCGGCGCGGGCGAGGCGGTCGTTGATCGCTTCGCCTAAGCCGTCGTGTGGGATTGTCATTACCGCGATGTTCCTCGCCCCGGAAGCATCGAGCGCGCGCAGATGCGAGAACAGATTGGCGGCCGCCTCGATCAGGTCGCCGCCAGGCGAGAGATTGAGCATGGCTCCGGCGTGAGCGAGCGGCGGGCCGAAGGCAAGCAATACTTCCCCGGCCTCGACGCCATCGGCATTCAAACGCAGCCGCGCTTTCGGCGCGTAGTGCGAACTCAACATGCCCGGAGCGACCGGCGCCTCGTCGTCGGTCGGTACGGCGGCCGCCGCCAGCGGCCGTCCGAGCACGCGCTCGATCTCGGCGCGGGGCAGGCCACCCGGCCGCAACAACGTCGGCTCGCCGAGGCAGGAGACGATGGTGGATTCGACGCCGACGCCGGAGGCGCCGCCGTCGATGACCAGGTCGATGCGCCCGCGCAGGTCGCTCAGCACATGCGCGGCGGTGGTCGGCGAGACGTGGCCGGAGCGGTTGGCCGAGGGCGCCACCACCGGGCCGGCGAAGGCCGTGAGCAGGGCATGCGCCACCGGATGGTCGGGCACCCGCAGGGCGACGCTGTCGAGGCCGGCGAGGGCCAGATCGGAGACCGGGCAATCCGGCCGCTTCGGCAGGACTAGGGTCACCGGTCCGGGCCAGAAGGCGGCCGCCAGGGCCTCCGCCGCGGCGTCGAACACCGCAAGCCGCCGGGCGGCGGCAACGTCGGCGACATGGGCGATCAGCGGGTTGAAGGCCGGCCGGCCCTTGGCGGCGTAGAGCCGGGCCACGGCCTCGCCATTGGCGGCGTCGGCGCCGAGCCCATAGACGGTCTCGGTCGGGAAGGCGACCAGCCCCCCGGCCTGCAGGCAGCGGGCGGCGGCCGCGATTCCGTCTCGGTCGGCCTTGAGGACCCGCGTTCCCAGCTCGGCAGTCATCGATCTGTGTTCTCGCACTTGCGTTTAGAGGCCCGGGGGTTATAAGACCCGCCACCAGTCGGAGTGTAGCGCAGTCTGGTAGCGCACCACGTTCGGGACGTGGGGGTCGCAGGTTCAAATCCTGCCACTCCGACCATTTTTAGGCCGATTTCCCCTTCAGTCCCGATCGGCCGGCCCTTACGTGGGGCGTCCCGCTATCGCCGGGTCGCGGCCCCCTCGACCACTAGCACCGTGCCCCGAACCGCCTTCACCACCAGCGGCGCGCCGGCCGGTATGTCGCTCTTCGCCTCGGCCAGCCAGACGCTGTCGCCGATCCGCGCCCGCCCGTGGCCGCCGGTGAACGCCTCCGCCGCGGTTCCCACCGCGCCGACCAGATCGAGGTCGCGGCGGTTGAGCGGCGGCTCGGCGTGGCGGCGCGCCATCGCCCGCCGGTAGATAAAGTAGCCGCCGCCGCAGGACAGCGCGCAGGCGATGACGAAGGTCAGCAACTGGCCCGCGTAAGACAGGTCGACCGCGAAGGTCACCGCCGCCGTGATCGCCGCCGCGCAGGCGATCCAGATCAGATATGCCCCCGGGACGTGCAGCTCCAGAAAGCCGACCACCACGGCGGCGATGGCCCAGGCCCAAGGCGTGAACGCGATCGGGAAGCTCATGATTTATCCGCGGTGGTCGCGTTCTTGGTCAGTTCGGCGATGCCGGCGACCGCGCTGACGACGCTCGTCATCTCCATCGGCATGAGCATCAGCTTCACGTTCGGCGAATGGCCGATCTGGTTGAGCGCATCGACGTATTTCTGCGCGACGAAATAATTGAGCGCCTGCACGTTGCCGTTCTGCACGGCATTGGAGACGGCCTTGGTCGCCTCCGCCTCGGCGGCGGCGAGACGCTCGCGCGCTTCCGCGTCGCGGTTGGCGGCGGCCAAGCGACCTTCGGCGGCCAGGATCTGCGACTGCTTCTCGCCCTCGGCGCGCAGGATCGCCGCCTGCTTGACGCCTTCGGCCTGCAATATCGAGGCACGCTTTTCGCGCTCGGCGGTGAGCTGCATCGACATCGACGCCACCACATTGTCCGGCGGCCGGATGTCCTTGAGCTCGACGCGCGTGATCTTCGTGCCCCAGGGCTGCGTCGCGGCATCGAGCACGTGCAGCAGGCGATCGTTGATCTCGTCACGCTTGGAAAGCGTCTCGTCGAGATCGAGCGCGCCGATGGCGGTGCGGATGTTCGTCATGGTGAGATTGGTGATCGCCGCGTGCAGGTTCTGCACCTCATAGGCGGCCTTCGCCGCCGTGAGCACCTGATAGAAGACGATGCCATCGACGGTGACGGAGGCGTTGTCCTTGGTGATGACCGACTGGCTCGGAACGTCGAGCACGGTTTCCTGCACGTTCATCTTGTGGCCGACCTGGTCGATGAACGGCACGATCAGATTGAGGCCCGGCAGGAGCGTCGTCCGATAACGGCCAAATCGCTCGACCGTCCACTGAAAGCCCTGCGGCACGGTTTTCACCCCCGCGGCAATGACGGCGATCGTCAGGACGACTAATGCGATCAGAAACGTAAGCGCTTCCATATAAGGCCCCCGGTGTTGCGGGCATGTTAGTCTTGCCCCGGATGGACGCCAAGCTCGCGTCCCGGCGCGGCGATCCCGCCGGGCTTTCTGGCACCTGTTTGTGACGTCCCTCTTGTGCGGACCGGGCGTAGCCGCGTACTTTTACAACCAAACAACGATCAGGCCGGGAGCAGCCGGCCGCTTCCTGGAGGAATAACGCCGATGTCACGGATCGCGACCGTTTTCGCTCGTCTATTCTTTTCCTGCTTATGCCTGACCTGCGCGGCCGCCTCGGCCGGCGCCGCCGACTACCCGAGCCGTCCGGTGCGCATCATCGTCGGTTATCCGCCGGGCGGCGCGACCGACATCGTGGCGCGCATCTTCGGCGCTTATCTGTCGGAGAAGCTCGGGCAGCAATTCGTCATCGAGAACCGCGCCGGCGCCGGCAATAATCTTGGCACAGAAGCGGTGGTGCGGGCGGCGCCGGACGGTTACACGCTGATCCTGGTCAATCCGGCGAATGCGGTGAACGCCTCGCTGTACAAGAAGCTCAACTTCAATTTCATCCGCGACATTGCGCCGGTCGCCGGCTTCATCCGCGTGCCGAATGTGATGGAGGTGCATCCGTCCATACCGGCGAAGACGGTCGCGGAGTTCATCGCCTATGTGAAAGCCAATCCCGGCAAGGTGAACATCGCTTCGTCCGGCAACGGCACGTCGATTCATCTGTCGGGCGAACTGTTCAAGATGATGACCGGGCTGCAGATGACGCACGTGCCCTACAAAGGCTCGGCGCCGATGCTCACGGACCTGCTCGCGGGTCAGGTGCAGGTCACCTTCGACAATCTCCCGGCTTCGATCGGTCACATCAAGGCGGGCAAGCTGCGCGCGCTCGCCGTCACGACGGCGGTGCGTTCGCCGGAACTGCCGGACGTGCCGACCGTCGGCGACACCGTGCCGGGCTATGAGGCCAGCGCCTTCTTCGGTCTCGGCGCGCCGAAGGACACGCCGAAGGAGGTCATCGCCGTCATCAACAAGCAGGTGAACGAAGGGCTGAAGGACCCGGCCATCCTGAAGAAGCTTGCCGATTTGGGCGGCCTGCCGCTCGCCGGCTCGCCCGAAGAGTTCGGCAAAGTAATTGCGTCCGAAACGGCCAAATGGGAGAAGGTGGTTCACGCCGCCAACCTGTCGGTCGAGTGATCGGCCCCAACCAACGCTCATTCCCGCGGAAGCGGGAATCCAGCAGGTCCTATCAAATTGAATCGTCTCGCCGGGTCCCCGCCGCAAGTCGGTCGTAGCCGACTTGCGCACGCGGGGACGAACTGACTACGG from Pseudolabrys taiwanensis includes:
- a CDS encoding NUDIX hydrolase → MTDERLYPQRPFLAVSAAIIRDGKVLVVRRARKPALAIYTLPGGVVETGETLAEAVTREIREETALAIEPVALAGHREVIVRDPDGRAQRHFVVLSFAARWLAGEPVLNDELDDARWLAPADLASLETTEGLAEIVAAAVILAGKTD
- a CDS encoding SOS response-associated peptidase, which gives rise to MLRALFGYEEHPDFPARFNIAPTQPIPIVRLVDGKRHFVLVRWGLVPSWVKDPNAFSVLVNARGESVRDKPAFRSAMKYRRCLIPADGFYEWQARGSGPKQPFYVRAKSGKPLAFAGLWENWMGPNGEEMETALIVTTKPNQTLEPIHDRMPVIVPPEAFDLWLDTMHVDDETASVLIAPASDDLLEAYPVSVAVNRTANDNPKLLELFKPTDAPAVAAPAKARAPRAKPTQGDDGQGMLF
- a CDS encoding GNAT family acetyltransferase encodes the protein MSKPALSFADATDDDVDAIVALWTRCGLTRPWNDPHADIALARRGPNAAVLVARDGQDIVASVMVGHDGHRGWFYYLSVDPAHQGCGFGRAITHAAEQWLAARGVQKAMLLVRADNTAVHDFYRALGYTDQPRTVFAKWLDGRDPTP
- a CDS encoding FAD-binding oxidoreductase, which translates into the protein MNEQLRRAPAAGLMQRFAAIVGDRYAVTDQATLAPHLIEGRGLYHGHTSMMLRPGSVAEVQAILKLANETRTAVVPQGGNTGLVGGQIPLEGEIILSLTRLDKIRAVDPDSNAMTCESGVVLQKAQEAAASVDRLFPLSLGAEGSCTIGGNLSTNAGGTGALAYGVARDLMLGVEVVLADGRLMNLLSKLKKNNTGYDLRHLFVGAEGTLGIITAATLKMFPRPRAVETAFIGLSSPAAAVKLLNLAQARAGGTVTSFELIVRGVLDFAIKHGPGVRDPLGMRHPWYVLMEISSQNAEGLRDSVEQLLEAAAEEDLIEDATLAASLDQTKAFWHLRHMLPEVQKPEGGSIKHDVSVPVAAVPAFLEDAMTAVKEFIPGCRPVPFGHLGDGNMHFNVSQPVGADKDAYLARWAEMNAVVDKIVLKYDGSISAEHGIGMLKRASLPKVKDPVAIELMRGVKQMLDPNGILNPGKVL
- a CDS encoding L-threonylcarbamoyladenylate synthase encodes the protein MTAELGTRVLKADRDGIAAAARCLQAGGLVAFPTETVYGLGADAANGEAVARLYAAKGRPAFNPLIAHVADVAAARRLAVFDAAAEALAAAFWPGPVTLVLPKRPDCPVSDLALAGLDSVALRVPDHPVAHALLTAFAGPVVAPSANRSGHVSPTTAAHVLSDLRGRIDLVIDGGASGVGVESTIVSCLGEPTLLRPGGLPRAEIERVLGRPLAAAAVPTDDEAPVAPGMLSSHYAPKARLRLNADGVEAGEVLLAFGPPLAHAGAMLNLSPGGDLIEAAANLFSHLRALDASGARNIAVMTIPHDGLGEAINDRLARAAAPRP
- a CDS encoding NfeD family protein, whose translation is MSFPIAFTPWAWAIAAVVVGFLELHVPGAYLIWIACAAAITAAVTFAVDLSYAGQLLTFVIACALSCGGGYFIYRRAMARRHAEPPLNRRDLDLVGAVGTAAEAFTGGHGRARIGDSVWLAEAKSDIPAGAPLVVKAVRGTVLVVEGAATRR
- a CDS encoding SPFH domain-containing protein encodes the protein MEALTFLIALVVLTIAVIAAGVKTVPQGFQWTVERFGRYRTTLLPGLNLIVPFIDQVGHKMNVQETVLDVPSQSVITKDNASVTVDGIVFYQVLTAAKAAYEVQNLHAAITNLTMTNIRTAIGALDLDETLSKRDEINDRLLHVLDAATQPWGTKITRVELKDIRPPDNVVASMSMQLTAEREKRASILQAEGVKQAAILRAEGEKQSQILAAEGRLAAANRDAEARERLAAAEAEATKAVSNAVQNGNVQALNYFVAQKYVDALNQIGHSPNVKLMLMPMEMTSVVSAVAGIAELTKNATTADKS
- a CDS encoding Bug family tripartite tricarboxylate transporter substrate binding protein, producing the protein MSRIATVFARLFFSCLCLTCAAASAGAADYPSRPVRIIVGYPPGGATDIVARIFGAYLSEKLGQQFVIENRAGAGNNLGTEAVVRAAPDGYTLILVNPANAVNASLYKKLNFNFIRDIAPVAGFIRVPNVMEVHPSIPAKTVAEFIAYVKANPGKVNIASSGNGTSIHLSGELFKMMTGLQMTHVPYKGSAPMLTDLLAGQVQVTFDNLPASIGHIKAGKLRALAVTTAVRSPELPDVPTVGDTVPGYEASAFFGLGAPKDTPKEVIAVINKQVNEGLKDPAILKKLADLGGLPLAGSPEEFGKVIASETAKWEKVVHAANLSVE